CGGGATCCGCTTCGCAGCCTATAAGGGGCAGGTCGAAGGAGACATTGCAATCGAGAGTCACCGGGAGGTGGTGGAGTTGATTGAGAGCTGTAATTTATAGCGGTAAGCGGTAAGCCATTCGTTTTGAGCTTACAGCTTATAGCTTATAGCTTACAGCTTATAGCTTACAGCTTATAGCTGCCTTTCATCGAAGGTTTTTGATCATTTCCAGAACATGGCCGTTTTTGACCTTGCGGTAGGAGACCCGGTCCATGAGGGAGCGGATGATGTAAACGCCCCGGCCTTGCTCGTCCAGGTTCTTGAAATCCGGGGGAGGCAGGGAACAGATATCAAATCCCTGCCCCTGATCATATACCTTGATGTTAAGGCTCTTGCCCATGATGGTAATGGTGATGTGCACCTCCTTCTCCGGATCGCCCTCGTTGGCATGACGGATGGCGTTGGCCATGGCCTCGGTCAGCACCAGATTGATATGATAGGCCAACTCTTCGCGATCCCCCTTGTATTTCTTGAGGGCCCGCGCCACGTCCTCGCCGATCTTTCCGATCAGGCCCAGGTACCGGGTCTGGTTGGGAACCTTGATATTTACCTCAATCTTCTCTTTCATCTGCCCCTCGGGAAAGATTGCCGCTAAAAGCTGGCGAGAGCTTCCTGGGCGCCCGGGAAAATTTCAAATACGCGGTGCAGCCGGGTAAGTTCGAACATCGATTTGACTTGGGGTTGCAGCCCGCAAAGCTTGAGATTCCCGTTTCGGGCACTGGCATTCTTGAATCCCGAGACGAGGGCGCCCAGACCCGATGAGTCCACAAAGCGCACCTCCTGCAGGTCCACCACCAGATTGTTTTTACCTTCCTCGAAAAGGTTGAGCATCTGTCCCTTGAATTCGCCGCTGTTGTGGGCGTCGAGCCGCTCTTCCTTGACCTCGATCAGGACCACAGCTCCCTTTTCCTCGATTCTGACGATCATTGCAATCTCCTTCCAGGAATGATTTTTAAAAGCCTGATTTTAATATCTTAGCACATCCTTTGGGTTGTGGAACACTTTCTCCGGCGGCTCATTCATCCACCCGCATGATCACCAGGGAAACGTCGTCGTTGAAGTTTCGCGTACCCGTAAACAGGCGAACCTCCTCCAGCACATGGTCGATGACCTGCTGGGGATGAAGTTCGTGGTGCTCCTTGAGTACGGCGCAAAGCCGTTCTTCCCCGAAAAAAGCCCCTTCGGAATTTTCGGCTTCGGTGACGCCGTCGGTATAAAGGAGCAGGACGTCCCCTGGCTCGAGGGACGTTTTTTTCTCCTGGAATTCCACTTCTTCCCTGATGCCGAGGATCAGCCCCTCGGCGTCGAGGCGGTCGCATTTTCCTGTCCTCCCACGCCAGAGGAGAGGGAGATTGTGACCGGCGCTGGCGAAGGAGAGCTGATGTGTGCCGGTATTGTACTTGAGATAGAACATGGTGATGAACAGTTCGGCGCGACCGAGATCTTCATAGAAGAATTCGTTCAGGGCGGTCAGCATCTCCCGTGCTCCCTGGATTTCCCGGGCGCGGGCCAGAATGAAGGTGCGGGTTTCCGCCATG
The window above is part of the Desulfuromonas sp. TF genome. Proteins encoded here:
- a CDS encoding ATP-binding protein → MKEKIEVNIKVPNQTRYLGLIGKIGEDVARALKKYKGDREELAYHINLVLTEAMANAIRHANEGDPEKEVHITITIMGKSLNIKVYDQGQGFDICSLPPPDFKNLDEQGRGVYIIRSLMDRVSYRKVKNGHVLEMIKNLR
- a CDS encoding STAS domain-containing protein — its product is MIVRIEEKGAVVLIEVKEERLDAHNSGEFKGQMLNLFEEGKNNLVVDLQEVRFVDSSGLGALVSGFKNASARNGNLKLCGLQPQVKSMFELTRLHRVFEIFPGAQEALASF